A stretch of the Filimonas lacunae genome encodes the following:
- a CDS encoding lipopolysaccharide biosynthesis protein produces the protein MKLKQLGKKFNNIHFLSLLTNGSVAALGVISNALLCRALSLNDRGEWLVFLTTFLTVDSLRSGFLTTAFIKFYAGAEKEKADRVAGSSWFIALVITLGICIINIPTWFIAGHIKDTGLSLFFKWVGINMLVSLPYFMAICLLQAQARFDKLLRLRLFNIICFIAFILILYFANLSTTQYTIYAYMLSFAISSMVALLTGWSQVQTFSKKSREHILELYHFGKFSVGTIVSANMFWTIETYIVRYFLGPAALAVLDIGVKLLEIIEIPLRSFAASGMPLLSAAYNNNDPQQVLTTMKKMIGMLTVIMVPVILVTIVFAEIPISLLGGGKYVHTEAVNLFRIFLVLCLLFPADRYMALTLDAIHKPRVNFYKALVMLAVIVIADIIGIQLTGNIYGIAYASPFPIIIAILISYYHIQKYTPFRFWDIYRFGYQETWKNLEVIKKRFTKS, from the coding sequence ATGAAACTGAAGCAACTAGGGAAAAAATTTAATAACATACATTTTTTATCCCTGCTAACCAATGGTTCTGTTGCTGCACTTGGCGTAATAAGCAATGCTCTTTTATGCAGGGCTTTATCTTTAAACGACCGGGGTGAATGGCTTGTTTTTTTAACTACTTTTCTTACAGTAGACAGCCTGCGATCCGGCTTTCTTACTACCGCCTTTATTAAGTTTTATGCCGGGGCCGAAAAAGAAAAGGCAGACCGCGTTGCCGGTTCCAGCTGGTTTATTGCGCTGGTAATTACCTTAGGTATTTGCATCATCAACATCCCTACCTGGTTTATTGCCGGCCATATAAAAGACACAGGCCTATCCTTGTTTTTTAAATGGGTGGGCATTAATATGCTGGTTAGTCTTCCCTACTTTATGGCCATTTGCCTGTTGCAGGCACAGGCCCGGTTTGATAAACTGTTACGATTACGGCTATTTAACATCATCTGCTTTATTGCATTTATACTGATATTATATTTTGCCAATCTCAGCACCACTCAGTATACCATCTATGCCTATATGCTTTCATTTGCTATCAGCAGCATGGTAGCGTTGCTTACAGGCTGGAGCCAGGTACAAACCTTTTCTAAAAAAAGCAGGGAGCATATACTGGAGCTGTATCATTTTGGTAAGTTCTCTGTAGGCACTATTGTTAGCGCCAATATGTTCTGGACCATAGAAACCTACATTGTCCGCTACTTTCTTGGACCTGCTGCACTGGCGGTGCTGGATATTGGCGTAAAGCTGCTGGAAATTATAGAGATACCCCTACGCAGTTTTGCAGCTTCCGGCATGCCGCTTTTATCTGCCGCTTATAACAACAACGACCCGCAGCAGGTGCTTACCACCATGAAAAAGATGATAGGCATGCTCACCGTTATTATGGTGCCTGTAATATTGGTAACCATTGTATTTGCTGAAATTCCTATTTCACTGTTAGGTGGTGGAAAATATGTACATACCGAAGCAGTGAACCTTTTCCGGATATTCCTGGTGTTGTGCCTGCTGTTTCCTGCCGACAGGTATATGGCTTTAACGCTGGATGCCATTCATAAACCAAGGGTTAACTTTTACAAGGCGCTGGTAATGCTGGCTGTGATAGTAATAGCAGATATTATTGGCATTCAACTTACCGGCAATATCTATGGCATTGCCTATGCATCGCCTTTTCCTATTATCATCGCCATTCTCATCAGCTATTACCATATTCAAAAGTATACACCTTTCCGCTTCTGGGATATTTACCGTTTCGGATACCAGGAAACTTGGAAAAACCTGGAGGTGATTAAAAAAAGATTTACGAAATCGTAA
- a CDS encoding carboxylesterase/lipase family protein, translating into MRIHIVIACLLLHGAMPVVAQHVAQSAPQVKTANGIIEGVLEKSGIHAFKGVPFAAPPVGALRWKAPAAAANWEGVRMAKKFAPKPMQTNVFGDMNSRADSASEDCLYLNVWAPAPAKGKALLPVLVYFYGGGFVAGDASEPRYDGESMARQGIVALTVNYRLGVFGFLAHSELSTEAPYHASGNYGLLDQAAALQWVHDNIAAFGGDPKRVTIAGESAGSVSVSAQMISPLSRDFIAGAIGESGSLLGTLRAVSLQEGEHTGAEFATAAGKNSLEDLRAMPADALLQAAAQFGVFRFSSVVDRYFFPTSPYAMYDEGQQAQVPLLVGWNNLEMGHQMILGQEKPTKENYEKAVQRLYGNKATDVLKLYKATTDDEVIAAADDLAGDRFIGFSTWKWSNVHINTSNKPVYRYIYERARPEMVSAMGNVVPGLAGGVQKSTTAVKPPPARGAVHSAEIEYAMGNLATNKVYAWTKEDYAISQVMQAYFANFIKTGNPNGKGLPAWPIATSQTPVQVMHINVQSAAAAEQHRDRYLFMDEQAAGK; encoded by the coding sequence ATGAGAATCCATATCGTTATTGCTTGCCTGTTACTGCATGGCGCAATGCCTGTTGTTGCTCAGCATGTCGCACAAAGTGCTCCGCAGGTAAAAACAGCCAATGGTATAATAGAAGGTGTGTTGGAAAAAAGCGGGATACACGCGTTTAAAGGTGTTCCTTTTGCTGCTCCCCCGGTAGGCGCTTTGCGCTGGAAAGCCCCGGCTGCGGCAGCAAACTGGGAAGGAGTGCGTATGGCAAAGAAGTTTGCACCCAAGCCCATGCAAACCAATGTGTTTGGCGATATGAATTCACGTGCAGACAGTGCCAGTGAAGACTGTTTATATCTAAATGTATGGGCACCTGCACCTGCTAAGGGAAAGGCGTTATTGCCCGTGTTGGTATACTTCTATGGTGGCGGTTTTGTAGCGGGAGATGCCAGTGAGCCGCGGTATGATGGCGAGAGCATGGCCCGGCAGGGGATAGTGGCTTTAACGGTCAACTATCGCCTGGGGGTGTTTGGCTTTCTGGCACATAGCGAGTTATCTACAGAAGCGCCTTACCATGCTTCGGGCAACTATGGTTTGCTGGATCAGGCCGCTGCTTTGCAGTGGGTACATGATAATATCGCTGCTTTTGGGGGCGATCCTAAACGGGTAACCATAGCGGGCGAATCCGCAGGTTCTGTATCGGTCAGCGCCCAGATGATTTCTCCTTTGTCGCGCGATTTCATTGCAGGAGCCATAGGCGAAAGTGGCTCTTTACTGGGTACCCTGCGTGCCGTATCGCTACAGGAAGGAGAGCATACCGGCGCTGAGTTTGCCACTGCTGCGGGTAAAAATTCGCTGGAAGATTTACGGGCGATGCCGGCAGATGCTTTGTTGCAGGCTGCTGCGCAGTTTGGAGTGTTCCGTTTTTCCAGTGTGGTAGATCGCTACTTTTTCCCCACTAGTCCCTATGCTATGTATGATGAAGGGCAGCAGGCCCAGGTGCCTTTGCTGGTGGGCTGGAATAACCTGGAGATGGGGCATCAGATGATATTGGGGCAGGAAAAGCCTACCAAAGAAAACTACGAAAAAGCAGTGCAGCGTTTGTATGGCAACAAGGCCACGGATGTGCTGAAATTGTATAAAGCTACTACAGACGATGAAGTGATAGCTGCAGCCGATGATCTGGCCGGCGATCGTTTCATCGGGTTTAGTACCTGGAAATGGAGTAATGTACATATCAATACCAGCAATAAACCTGTTTACAGATACATCTATGAGCGGGCAAGGCCCGAAATGGTGTCTGCTATGGGTAATGTGGTGCCGGGCCTGGCGGGTGGTGTTCAAAAGAGCACTACTGCTGTAAAGCCGCCACCTGCCCGTGGTGCGGTGCATAGCGCTGAAATTGAATATGCGATGGGCAACCTGGCTACCAATAAGGTGTATGCGTGGACGAAAGAAGATTATGCCATCTCCCAGGTGATGCAGGCTTATTTTGCCAATTTTATTAAAACAGGAAACCCCAACGGCAAAGGATTGCCTGCGTGGCCTATAGCTACCAGCCAAACACCGGTGCAGGTAATGCATATCAATGTGCAGTCTGCTGCAGCGGCGGAACAGCACCGCGATCGTTACCTGTTTATGGATGAACAGGCGGCAGGCAAATAG
- a CDS encoding helix-turn-helix domain-containing protein, translating to MHTSLLQQPFNPDPVFSYLTQGRLTVLTGTQTWHIHAGEYILYTRNQLAKYLPPINASDEIQAITLVLKQNILQQYARENNITVIHNEQANAIIPITPNVLLQYFIQKLSPGLPIQHPEYAHYPEATIQELLFLLLRTDAALQNILFNFSKPAKANLHLFMQRHFRFNASIQQFSYLTGRSLTAFKRDFVAAFGQPPGRWLLEKRLTEAYDLITVQHLKPTDVCWYVGFEDLSHFSFAFKKKYGISPSQAKKRSE from the coding sequence ATGCATACCTCGCTACTGCAACAGCCATTCAACCCCGACCCTGTTTTCAGTTATCTGACACAGGGCCGCCTTACGGTGCTTACCGGAACACAAACCTGGCACATTCACGCGGGCGAATATATATTATATACCAGGAATCAACTGGCAAAATATCTGCCCCCGATAAACGCATCCGACGAAATACAGGCTATCACTCTTGTATTAAAACAAAACATACTGCAACAATATGCACGGGAAAATAACATTACCGTAATCCATAATGAGCAAGCCAATGCTATTATACCCATTACCCCCAATGTGTTACTGCAATATTTTATTCAAAAGCTATCGCCCGGTCTTCCCATTCAACACCCGGAATATGCCCACTATCCCGAAGCCACCATTCAGGAACTGCTGTTTTTATTGCTGAGAACAGATGCCGCCTTACAAAACATCCTGTTTAATTTTAGCAAACCCGCCAAAGCCAACCTCCACCTTTTTATGCAACGCCACTTTAGGTTTAATGCCAGCATACAACAATTCAGCTATCTTACCGGCCGAAGCCTTACCGCCTTTAAACGGGACTTTGTAGCCGCCTTTGGACAACCACCCGGACGCTGGTTATTGGAAAAACGCTTAACAGAAGCCTATGATCTTATTACTGTTCAACACCTGAAACCAACAGATGTATGCTGGTATGTGGGCTTTGAAGACCTTTCCCACTTTTCTTTTGCTTTTAAAAAGAAATATGGCATATCGCCCAGCCAGGCTAAAAAGAGAAGTGAGTAG
- a CDS encoding T9SS type A sorting domain-containing protein, producing the protein MKKIILLVVYSLLVGTCLTAQTTGFKSGKIPMDSSRWYQLVNTTSGLGGLSNGITNEVIQTGWGKVLNQWDSYYPIADDEIINIDSIKMFDGVGINTDQPTTLSVITADWKRIPMATFTGSGYMQWVGPYPNRTYQAGDNIFKLDSTIHNPRYLVLTTYWAYPSELELYGTYKSSTKAVSAYKPKQIRMKQGFGVNAFEWNFENAADPSVISEKDMNMVKSFTGVRHYMDWEKLESKQGGYTFNPCHSGGWNYDTIYWRCKKDGIEVLADLKQLPTWLVATYPSADQNSENVPVPYGADFSNPASYILQAKVAFQYAARYGRNTKVPDALMKIDATTRWNFDPPNKIRKGLNYITYIECDNERNKPWVGRKGYQTGREYAANLSAFYDGHKHTLGADVGVKTADSTMQVVMAGLAGPDADFVKGMVDWCKEFRGYKKDGKVDLCWDIINYHFYSNNAAGTVGIAPEGSGAVAAAKRFLQLAHDYAYDMPVWVTEAGYDLNSGSPFHTVAIGNKNTQETQADWILRTALLYNRLGIDRVFFYMMYDDNANSGIQFASSGLINDNRTRRPSADFLYQTNKLLGQYIYQETMNNSPIVDRYALNGQNAYALMMPTQNNTVATYSLNVGEAGYVNVYTPTVGKDSMTVKRVTVPSSGRVSLQISETPIFAIPGGKRALPGDTVVTAPIDTLLASLQLYPNPTTNLLNVVLNNDKKSAVDISVYDFTGRLIKRSTYAKPDQVLRTNLNFTDVAAGMYLVEIRQSNERVSRGVLKY; encoded by the coding sequence ATGAAAAAAATTATACTACTTGTAGTGTACTCCTTATTGGTAGGCACCTGTTTAACTGCGCAGACTACCGGTTTTAAAAGTGGCAAAATTCCTATGGACTCCTCCCGATGGTACCAGCTGGTAAATACCACCAGTGGTTTGGGCGGCCTGTCTAACGGCATCACCAATGAAGTGATACAAACGGGTTGGGGCAAGGTATTAAACCAATGGGATTCGTATTATCCTATTGCCGATGATGAGATAATCAATATAGATAGTATTAAAATGTTCGACGGAGTGGGCATAAACACCGACCAGCCTACTACTTTGAGTGTGATTACTGCCGACTGGAAACGCATTCCTATGGCCACTTTCACCGGCAGCGGTTACATGCAGTGGGTGGGTCCTTATCCTAACCGTACTTACCAGGCAGGTGATAACATTTTTAAACTGGACAGCACCATACATAACCCACGCTACCTGGTGTTAACTACTTACTGGGCTTATCCTTCCGAATTGGAATTATATGGTACTTATAAATCTTCTACCAAAGCTGTTTCGGCCTATAAGCCTAAGCAAATTCGCATGAAGCAGGGTTTTGGGGTGAATGCGTTTGAGTGGAACTTTGAAAATGCTGCCGACCCTTCTGTGATCAGTGAAAAGGATATGAACATGGTAAAAAGCTTTACCGGTGTTCGTCATTATATGGACTGGGAAAAACTGGAATCCAAGCAAGGAGGTTACACATTCAATCCCTGCCATAGCGGTGGCTGGAACTATGATACTATTTACTGGCGTTGTAAAAAAGATGGCATTGAAGTGCTGGCCGATCTTAAACAGTTACCTACCTGGCTGGTAGCTACCTACCCTTCGGCCGATCAGAATTCAGAGAACGTGCCGGTGCCTTATGGTGCTGATTTTTCAAACCCGGCTTCTTATATCTTACAGGCGAAGGTGGCTTTTCAATATGCAGCGCGTTACGGGCGCAATACCAAAGTGCCGGATGCTTTAATGAAAATTGATGCTACTACCCGCTGGAACTTTGATCCTCCCAATAAAATTAGAAAGGGGCTCAACTATATTACCTATATCGAGTGCGATAACGAACGCAATAAGCCCTGGGTAGGCCGCAAGGGGTACCAGACCGGGCGTGAGTATGCCGCTAACTTATCGGCTTTTTATGATGGACATAAGCATACCCTGGGGGCAGATGTAGGGGTGAAAACTGCCGACTCTACCATGCAGGTGGTAATGGCCGGTTTGGCCGGGCCGGACGCTGATTTTGTAAAGGGTATGGTAGATTGGTGTAAAGAGTTTCGCGGTTATAAGAAAGATGGTAAGGTAGATTTATGCTGGGATATCATCAACTATCACTTTTATTCCAATAATGCTGCAGGCACAGTGGGCATAGCCCCGGAAGGTTCGGGTGCGGTAGCAGCAGCCAAAAGGTTTTTGCAGCTGGCGCATGACTATGCTTACGATATGCCGGTATGGGTTACAGAAGCGGGATATGATTTAAACAGCGGCAGCCCTTTTCATACCGTAGCTATTGGCAATAAGAATACACAAGAAACGCAGGCCGACTGGATTTTAAGAACGGCGTTACTCTATAACCGTTTGGGGATAGACCGGGTGTTCTTTTATATGATGTATGATGATAATGCCAACAGCGGTATTCAGTTTGCATCGTCCGGTTTAATTAATGACAACCGTACACGCCGCCCATCCGCCGATTTCCTGTATCAGACGAATAAATTGCTGGGACAATATATTTACCAGGAAACGATGAACAACAGCCCGATTGTAGATCGCTATGCGTTGAACGGACAAAATGCATATGCGTTAATGATGCCTACACAAAATAATACCGTTGCTACCTATTCTTTAAATGTAGGTGAGGCAGGTTATGTAAATGTGTACACTCCTACAGTTGGCAAAGACAGCATGACAGTAAAGCGTGTTACGGTGCCTTCCTCCGGTCGTGTTTCGTTACAGATTTCTGAAACACCCATTTTTGCCATTCCTGGTGGCAAAAGAGCATTGCCCGGAGATACCGTGGTTACCGCACCGATAGACACGCTGCTGGCATCGCTGCAACTGTACCCTAACCCTACCACTAACCTGCTGAATGTAGTATTGAACAACGACAAGAAAAGTGCGGTAGACATTAGTGTGTATGATTTTACAGGAAGGTTGATTAAGAGAAGCACTTATGCCAAGCCCGACCAGGTATTACGTACCAACCTGAACTTTACAGATGTTGCTGCGGGCATGTACTTAGTAGAAATACGACAAAGCAATGAGCGGGTAAGCCGGGGCGTGTTGAAGTACTGA
- a CDS encoding InlB B-repeat-containing protein, with translation MKLRLLVVCCLVSSSLTYAQTTLYVSPSGSASNSGTSISAPTTLAVAITTVTAGGTIYMRGGTYSYSASAIIDDTNNGTASANKNITAYNGEVPVLDFSGQAVADANRGFVLDGDYWHVTGLTITGAGDNGMLLSGNGNTIEKCIFSKNHDSGLQLSRYKTTNATLSTWPSNNLVLNCEAFDNQDAGNENADGFAAKLTCGTGNVFRGCISHNNIDDGWDFYAKSETGPIGPVTLENCVSYGNGTLSTGSTSGSGDKNGFKLGGSGIAVNHIVRRCIAFNNGHHGFTDNDNPGNIEVSNNTSYNNAESNFNFRTGSTATFRNNLSYNAGSSDKSNGTDVGTSNVWWKNNVSTNSGSLVVSSADFVTLTPSVTKNTDGSPNTGNFLSLVSTSDLINAGVTASGITYSGSAPDIGAKEYGGSTGGGGTTPVTYTLTTTASPSNGGTITRSPDSASYTSGRTVTLTATPASGYTFSSWSGGASGTSATVSVVVTANTSVTANFTATSTGGGNTLRIDDAASSVSGYCGADGSRQNTYSGADGGYYINLSNSASKGINYYVSVPAAGTYSFVWRYAHGTTNGSYTARLLVNGSTAVSSISFPATGAWTTWTTTGAVTAALSAGVNVIRLETTASAEFAIIDWLEVTGTSPTAASCSASIGSLSAVVSAAPSLKEESGSNASLGVYPNPANNYATVQFTTRKAGVIAVQLYNANGQLVQVIANKSFPAGLNKVGFGCGALSAGAYFIRIDGGGLKATTQLLKQ, from the coding sequence ATGAAACTACGATTGCTTGTTGTCTGCTGCCTGGTTAGCAGCAGTCTAACGTATGCACAAACCACCCTGTATGTATCTCCTTCGGGAAGTGCTTCCAATTCCGGAACTTCTATTTCAGCCCCAACAACACTAGCGGTGGCCATTACTACGGTAACGGCCGGGGGAACTATTTACATGCGTGGCGGAACCTATTCTTATTCCGCTTCCGCTATTATTGACGACACCAATAATGGCACCGCATCTGCCAACAAAAACATTACGGCCTATAATGGCGAAGTGCCGGTGCTGGATTTTTCGGGCCAGGCGGTGGCCGATGCCAACAGGGGCTTTGTATTGGATGGCGATTACTGGCATGTCACCGGCCTTACTATTACGGGTGCAGGTGATAATGGTATGTTGTTATCTGGTAATGGCAACACTATTGAAAAATGCATTTTCAGTAAAAACCATGATAGTGGTTTGCAGTTAAGCCGTTACAAAACCACTAATGCCACTTTAAGCACCTGGCCTTCCAACAACCTGGTATTGAATTGTGAGGCTTTTGACAACCAGGATGCAGGCAATGAAAATGCAGATGGCTTTGCTGCCAAGTTAACCTGCGGCACAGGCAATGTGTTTCGCGGATGTATTTCACATAACAACATTGATGATGGATGGGACTTTTACGCTAAATCTGAAACCGGCCCTATTGGCCCTGTAACATTAGAAAACTGTGTTTCTTACGGTAACGGTACTTTAAGCACGGGCTCAACTTCCGGCTCCGGCGATAAAAATGGTTTTAAGCTGGGTGGCTCGGGCATTGCCGTAAACCATATTGTACGTCGTTGTATCGCTTTTAACAACGGACATCATGGCTTTACCGATAATGATAACCCGGGTAATATTGAAGTAAGCAATAACACCAGCTACAATAATGCAGAATCTAACTTTAATTTCAGAACAGGCAGCACGGCTACTTTCCGTAATAATCTTTCGTATAATGCAGGTTCCAGCGATAAAAGCAATGGCACAGATGTAGGCACCAGCAATGTATGGTGGAAAAACAATGTAAGCACCAATAGTGGCAGCCTGGTAGTAAGCAGCGCCGATTTTGTTACGCTTACCCCTTCTGTTACCAAAAACACGGATGGCAGTCCTAATACCGGTAACTTTTTATCGCTGGTAAGCACCAGTGACTTAATTAATGCAGGTGTTACTGCTTCGGGTATTACCTACAGTGGTTCAGCACCTGATATCGGCGCCAAAGAATATGGTGGTTCTACTGGCGGCGGTGGCACCACACCGGTTACCTATACGCTTACAACTACAGCATCACCTTCCAATGGTGGTACTATCACCAGGAGCCCGGATTCTGCTTCTTATACTTCCGGCAGAACGGTTACTTTAACTGCAACACCCGCCAGTGGTTACACGTTCAGCAGCTGGAGTGGGGGAGCCAGCGGCACTTCTGCTACAGTAAGTGTAGTAGTTACTGCCAACACTTCTGTAACCGCCAACTTCACAGCTACTTCTACCGGTGGTGGTAACACGTTACGTATTGATGATGCAGCCAGTTCTGTATCAGGTTATTGCGGGGCAGATGGCAGCAGGCAAAATACCTACAGCGGCGCTGATGGTGGTTATTATATCAATTTAAGTAACTCGGCTTCCAAGGGCATTAACTATTATGTAAGTGTGCCTGCGGCGGGTACTTATTCTTTTGTATGGCGCTATGCGCATGGTACCACTAATGGTTCTTACACTGCCCGCCTGCTGGTAAATGGCAGTACGGCTGTATCTTCTATCAGCTTCCCGGCTACAGGTGCATGGACTACCTGGACCACCACCGGAGCGGTAACAGCCGCTTTATCAGCCGGTGTAAATGTGATACGCCTGGAAACAACAGCCTCGGCAGAGTTTGCTATTATAGACTGGTTAGAAGTTACCGGGACCAGTCCTACTGCTGCCTCGTGCAGTGCTTCTATTGGTAGTTTGTCTGCTGTGGTATCTGCTGCGCCTTCTTTAAAAGAAGAAAGTGGTAGCAATGCTTCGCTGGGTGTGTATCCTAACCCGGCCAATAATTACGCTACGGTGCAGTTTACCACCCGCAAAGCGGGTGTGATAGCAGTGCAGTTGTATAATGCTAATGGACAGCTGGTACAGGTGATAGCGAATAAATCGTTCCCTGCCGGCCTGAACAAAGTGGGCTTTGGTTGTGGTGCGTTAAGTGCAGGCGCTTACTTTATCCGCATAGATGGAGGAGGGTTGAAAGCTACTACGCAGTTATTGAAACAATAA
- a CDS encoding SDR family oxidoreductase — protein sequence MQTFNTSLQGKRALVTGGTKGIGKAIADELAQAGAQVIVTARNHPGEGNTAHHFIAADLTQAADVAQLVNEINTKFDGIDILINNVGGLTAPGGGFSTLTDEHWENELQLNLIAATRLDRTLLPKMLEQKSGVIIHISSVAGKLPLWNLNMAYAVSKAALNSYSKALATETASKGVRVLTVAPGATKTPPMEKFIQDFATASGISLEEGYQQLLNQVGGIPMGRMAAPEEVASLVHFLVSPAAAYLTGTSYAIDGGTLPVV from the coding sequence ATGCAAACTTTTAACACAAGCCTTCAGGGCAAAAGAGCATTGGTAACAGGCGGTACTAAAGGCATTGGAAAAGCAATTGCCGACGAGTTGGCACAGGCAGGCGCACAAGTGATTGTTACAGCAAGAAATCATCCGGGAGAAGGCAATACAGCCCATCATTTCATTGCGGCTGACTTAACACAAGCCGCTGATGTAGCTCAACTTGTCAATGAAATCAATACAAAGTTTGACGGCATTGATATTCTCATCAACAATGTAGGTGGCCTTACCGCGCCGGGCGGCGGTTTCAGCACTTTAACCGACGAACATTGGGAGAATGAGTTGCAGCTGAATTTAATAGCAGCCACCCGTTTAGACAGGACACTGTTACCTAAAATGCTGGAACAAAAAAGCGGCGTTATCATCCATATCTCTTCCGTAGCAGGAAAGCTACCTTTATGGAATCTGAACATGGCCTATGCGGTATCCAAAGCAGCGTTAAACAGCTACAGTAAAGCATTAGCAACAGAAACTGCCAGCAAAGGCGTGCGGGTATTAACGGTAGCGCCGGGAGCAACCAAAACTCCACCTATGGAAAAGTTTATCCAGGACTTTGCTACCGCTTCGGGCATATCCCTGGAAGAAGGTTATCAGCAACTGCTTAACCAGGTGGGTGGCATACCTATGGGCAGAATGGCAGCACCGGAAGAAGTAGCATCACTGGTACACTTCCTGGTTTCACCGGCAGCAGCTTATCTTACCGGTACCAGCTATGCTATTGATGGCGGTACGCTTCCTGTAGTATAA
- a CDS encoding TetR/AcrR family transcriptional regulator — translation MARNVEFDEEGAIQKAMEVFWKKGYNGSSLRDLTDAMKINSSSLYNTIGDKQELFVRCVQYYTDIRKKDFQQRLTATSSPLSILINYINDAVKVIINGEESCMAIKAAFEVGPNDERIKDILKADNDYSYQFLYKLIKAAMDQGEIASDEDPKLLADYFNSTWIGWNESFILHRDPAKIKKMAQYFIKQLTK, via the coding sequence ATGGCAAGGAATGTTGAGTTTGATGAAGAAGGAGCCATCCAGAAAGCAATGGAAGTTTTTTGGAAGAAGGGCTATAATGGCTCTTCGCTACGCGACCTTACCGATGCCATGAAAATCAATAGCAGTAGCCTTTATAATACTATTGGAGATAAACAGGAACTATTTGTAAGGTGCGTACAGTATTACACCGATATCCGTAAAAAAGACTTTCAGCAACGGCTAACAGCCACCTCTTCTCCATTAAGTATATTAATCAATTACATCAACGATGCCGTTAAAGTGATCATTAACGGAGAAGAAAGCTGCATGGCTATTAAAGCCGCTTTTGAAGTTGGCCCCAACGACGAGCGGATAAAAGACATACTCAAAGCAGACAACGACTACTCCTACCAGTTTTTATACAAGCTGATTAAAGCAGCGATGGACCAGGGCGAAATAGCATCAGACGAAGATCCTAAACTGCTGGCTGATTACTTCAACAGCACCTGGATAGGATGGAACGAATCGTTTATCCTGCATAGAGATCCCGCCAAAATAAAGAAGATGGCGCAGTACTTCATTAAGCAACTCACTAAGTAA